In Halopseudomonas xinjiangensis, a single genomic region encodes these proteins:
- a CDS encoding glutaredoxin family protein produces the protein MTTTLQLTLFGTQACHLCEETLYILRPLTGNGVAVREVDIVTDQTLLERYQLRIPVLRREDTGEERDGPFTLGQLLDWLGDALGEEG, from the coding sequence ATGACCACCACGCTGCAACTCACTCTGTTCGGTACCCAGGCCTGCCATCTGTGCGAGGAAACGCTCTATATTCTCCGGCCGCTGACGGGCAATGGCGTAGCTGTGCGTGAGGTCGACATCGTCACCGATCAGACCCTGCTGGAGCGCTATCAGTTGCGCATTCCAGTACTGCGTCGTGAAGACACCGGCGAGGAGCGTGACGGTCCGTTCACGCTTGGCCAGCTGCTCGATTGGCTGGGCGATGCACTGGGGGAGGAGGGCTGA
- a CDS encoding deoxyguanosinetriphosphate triphosphohydrolase codes for MDWETLLCRERLGKLAAASDELGRTPFHKDHDRVIFSGAFRRLGKKTQVHPVSSNDHIHTRLTHSLEVGCVGRSLGMRVGEMLRGDLPEWCQPADLGVIVQAACLAHDIGNPPYGHSGEDAIRHWFHQAARQGWLDPLTNAQRSDFLNFEGNAQGFRVLTELEYHQFEGGMRLTYATLGAYLKYPWTSRHADSLGYKKHKFGCYQAEFPLLEQIAEKLGLPMQEEQCWGRHPLVYLVEAADDICYGLIDLEDGMEMELLDYAEVERLLLDLVDGDLPETYRQLGPKDSTRRKLAILRGKAIEHLVNAAAQAFLEQQPALLAGTLKGDLVEHMHDNARRCVLAAKNMARERIFQDKRKTLHEIGAYSTLETLLDAFCGAVNELHAGENLSFKHQRILDLMGNNAPKQGWDLYSSYLRVIDFIAGMTDLYAADIATRIRGITPG; via the coding sequence ATGGATTGGGAAACACTGCTGTGCCGCGAGCGCCTGGGCAAGCTGGCCGCCGCCAGCGATGAACTGGGGCGCACGCCCTTCCACAAGGACCACGACCGGGTCATCTTTTCTGGGGCGTTCCGCCGACTGGGCAAGAAAACCCAGGTGCATCCGGTCTCCAGTAACGACCATATCCATACGCGCCTCACCCATAGCCTGGAAGTCGGCTGCGTCGGTCGATCGCTGGGCATGCGGGTTGGCGAGATGCTGCGTGGCGACCTGCCCGAATGGTGCCAGCCGGCCGATCTCGGCGTGATCGTCCAGGCCGCCTGCCTGGCCCACGACATCGGCAACCCGCCATACGGTCATTCGGGCGAAGATGCCATACGCCACTGGTTCCATCAGGCCGCACGGCAGGGCTGGCTCGATCCTCTAACCAATGCCCAGCGCAGCGACTTTCTGAATTTCGAAGGCAACGCCCAGGGCTTTCGCGTGCTGACCGAGCTGGAATATCACCAGTTCGAAGGCGGCATGCGCCTGACCTATGCCACGCTGGGTGCCTATCTCAAGTATCCCTGGACATCGCGCCACGCTGACAGCTTGGGCTACAAGAAGCACAAGTTCGGCTGCTACCAGGCCGAGTTTCCGCTGCTTGAGCAGATTGCCGAGAAGCTCGGCCTGCCGATGCAGGAGGAACAATGCTGGGGCCGTCATCCGCTGGTGTATCTGGTCGAAGCAGCCGACGACATCTGCTACGGCCTGATCGATCTGGAAGACGGCATGGAAATGGAATTGCTCGACTATGCCGAGGTCGAGCGGCTGCTACTGGATCTCGTTGACGGTGACCTCCCCGAAACCTACCGCCAGCTGGGCCCTAAGGATTCGACTCGGCGCAAGCTGGCGATTCTGCGCGGCAAGGCCATCGAACATCTGGTCAACGCCGCAGCCCAGGCATTCCTTGAGCAACAACCTGCCCTGCTGGCCGGCACGCTGAAGGGTGATCTGGTCGAGCACATGCATGACAACGCCCGCCGCTGCGTGCTGGCGGCAAAGAACATGGCGCGGGAGCGTATCTTCCAGGACAAACGCAAAACGCTGCACGAGATTGGCGCCTACAGCACGCTCGAAACGCTGCTCGATGCCTTTTGTGGTGCAGTGAACGAGCTGCATGCCGGCGAGAACTTGAGCTTCAAGCACCAGCGCATTCTCGATCTGATGGGCAACAACGCGCCCAAGCAGGGCTGGGACCTGTATTCGAGCTATCTGAGAGTGATCGACTTCATTGCAGGCATGACTGACCTGTATGCGGCTGATATAGCTACGCGGATTCGCGGGATTACGCCTGGCTAG
- a CDS encoding TAXI family TRAP transporter solute-binding subunit, whose amino-acid sequence MKRKSLAVLFTAVFGCATLAATPAVAQEKFVTIGTGGQTGVYYVVGQSICRLLNRNSNEHNIRCNAPSSGGSVANVNAIRGGEMDMGVVQSDIQYKAYEGVQNFEDAGAFEKMRAIFALHGEPLTIVARSDANISNVKDLKGKRVNIGNPGSGQRDTMDVVMEALGWTRDDFGMVSELDAAEQAAALGDNNVDAMVYVAGHPNGSIQEATTTVDAKLVSVSGEEIDKLIEDRPYYAKATIPGGLYRGNDEDVETFGVRATLVTSTDVSEEVVYETVKAVFENFDRFKRLHPAFATLDPQQMIKEGLSVPLHDGAVRYYKERGWM is encoded by the coding sequence ATGAAACGCAAGTCGCTTGCCGTACTTTTCACTGCAGTCTTTGGCTGCGCTACGCTCGCCGCTACCCCGGCAGTCGCTCAGGAAAAATTCGTCACCATCGGCACGGGCGGTCAAACCGGCGTCTATTACGTGGTCGGTCAGTCGATCTGTCGTCTGCTGAACCGCAACAGCAACGAACACAACATACGCTGCAACGCCCCGTCCAGCGGTGGTTCGGTTGCCAACGTCAATGCCATCCGCGGTGGTGAGATGGACATGGGCGTGGTTCAGTCCGATATCCAGTACAAGGCCTACGAAGGCGTACAGAACTTCGAGGACGCGGGTGCCTTCGAGAAGATGCGTGCCATCTTCGCGCTGCATGGCGAGCCGCTGACCATCGTCGCCCGTAGCGATGCCAACATCAGCAACGTCAAGGACCTCAAGGGCAAGCGAGTCAACATCGGCAACCCCGGTTCCGGCCAGCGCGACACCATGGACGTGGTGATGGAAGCCCTCGGCTGGACGCGTGACGACTTCGGCATGGTCTCCGAGCTGGACGCCGCCGAACAGGCAGCTGCGCTGGGTGACAACAACGTCGATGCGATGGTCTATGTCGCCGGCCACCCGAACGGCTCGATCCAGGAAGCCACCACCACCGTGGACGCGAAACTGGTGTCGGTCAGCGGCGAAGAGATCGACAAGCTCATCGAAGATCGTCCTTACTACGCCAAGGCAACCATCCCCGGCGGTCTGTACCGTGGTAATGACGAGGACGTGGAAACCTTCGGCGTACGCGCCACGCTGGTGACCTCGACCGATGTCTCCGAAGAAGTAGTGTATGAGACGGTCAAGGCCGTGTTCGAGAATTTCGACCGCTTCAAGCGTCTGCACCCGGCGTTCGCCACCCTTGATCCGCAGCAGATGATCAAGGAAGGCCTCTCGGTACCGCTGCACGACGGCGCGGTGCGTTATTACAAGGAACGTGGCTGGATGTAA
- a CDS encoding MlaA family lipoprotein, with protein sequence MISNKHLAALALACVTVSATAQDREIPEYRDPLESLSIDRNDNTEFQFERSSLRALDVHDPIEGFNRYVYRFNAEFDERVYIPVVRGYVTVTPRFVRSGVSNFFRNINDVPNLANSLAQGKVEKGMRTTARLLFNSTLGVLGLFDVAEKMGLPQESEDFGQTMGFYGSPAGPYLVLPFIGPSTLRDTTGRVVDWGIHSGLDPLHASEFMNDNTWTYPLYAIDLRYRTPFRYGALDTPFEYDQIRYLYIKLRDLQIQQ encoded by the coding sequence ATGATCAGCAATAAGCATCTGGCCGCGCTGGCCCTGGCCTGCGTCACGGTTTCCGCCACCGCTCAGGACCGCGAGATTCCGGAGTACCGCGATCCGCTCGAAAGCCTCTCAATCGATCGAAACGACAACACCGAGTTCCAGTTCGAACGCTCCAGCCTGAGAGCGCTGGATGTTCACGACCCGATTGAGGGGTTCAACCGCTACGTCTATCGTTTCAACGCCGAATTCGACGAGCGTGTGTACATCCCGGTGGTCCGCGGCTACGTAACCGTCACGCCGCGCTTTGTCCGCAGCGGTGTATCCAACTTCTTCCGCAACATCAACGACGTGCCCAACCTTGCAAACAGCCTGGCCCAGGGCAAGGTCGAGAAAGGCATGCGTACCACCGCACGGTTGCTGTTCAACAGCACGCTGGGTGTGTTGGGGCTGTTCGATGTGGCGGAGAAGATGGGACTGCCCCAGGAGTCGGAAGATTTTGGCCAGACCATGGGGTTCTATGGCTCGCCGGCTGGACCTTACCTGGTGCTGCCTTTCATCGGACCTTCGACCCTGCGTGATACCACCGGGCGGGTTGTCGACTGGGGCATTCACAGCGGCCTGGATCCGCTGCATGCCAGCGAGTTCATGAACGACAATACCTGGACCTATCCTCTGTACGCCATCGATCTGCGTTATCGCACCCCGTTCCGCTATGGTGCGCTGGATACGCCGTTCGAGTACGACCAGATTCGGTACCTGTATATCAAACTCCGGGACCTGCAGATTCAGCAGTAG
- a CDS encoding DUF2061 domain-containing protein has product MHFSIAFGVVYAMTGSLLLGGAVALIEPAVNTVAFYFHEKAWKRFETRRNNSSSLPPPIFQA; this is encoded by the coding sequence ATGCACTTTTCCATCGCTTTTGGTGTCGTATACGCGATGACCGGAAGCTTGCTGCTCGGCGGAGCTGTCGCTCTGATCGAGCCGGCCGTGAACACCGTGGCTTTCTACTTCCACGAGAAGGCCTGGAAGCGGTTCGAAACCAGACGCAACAACAGTAGCAGCCTGCCGCCGCCCATTTTCCAGGCGTGA
- the pyrC gene encoding dihydroorotase — protein sequence MTDRLTIIRPDDWHIHLRDGEVLRNTVSDAARIFSRAIIMPNLVPPVRNGDEAQGYRERIEAARPAGSIFEPLMVLYLTNQTSPEIIRAAYSKGQAIAAKLYPAGATTNSGSGVTALEHIYPALEAMADVGMPLLVHGEVTHSDVDIFDREKAFIDQQLIKLVERFPTLKVVFEHITTADAAEFVKGASDRIGATITAHHLLYNRNHLLAGGVRPHFYCLPILKRQRHQQALCDAVVSGSNKFFLGTDSAPHAQHAKETSCGCAGCYTAYAAIELYAEAFDSLGVLDKLEAFASFNGPDYYGLPRNTDTITLVRESWTAPDQLPFGDHMVIPLRAGETINWRVE from the coding sequence ATGACCGATCGCCTGACTATCATCCGCCCCGATGACTGGCATATTCACCTGCGCGACGGCGAAGTGCTGCGCAACACGGTGAGCGATGCGGCACGCATATTTTCCAGGGCGATCATCATGCCCAACCTGGTCCCGCCGGTCCGCAACGGCGATGAGGCCCAGGGCTACAGGGAACGTATCGAGGCCGCACGGCCTGCTGGCTCGATCTTCGAGCCGCTGATGGTGCTGTACCTGACGAACCAGACCAGCCCGGAAATCATCCGCGCCGCCTACAGCAAGGGTCAGGCGATTGCCGCCAAGCTGTATCCGGCCGGCGCCACCACCAATTCCGGTTCCGGTGTTACCGCACTCGAGCACATCTACCCTGCCCTGGAAGCCATGGCCGACGTCGGCATGCCTTTGCTGGTCCACGGTGAAGTGACGCATTCCGATGTGGATATCTTCGATCGCGAGAAAGCCTTCATCGATCAGCAGCTGATCAAGCTGGTGGAGCGCTTCCCGACACTCAAGGTGGTGTTCGAGCACATCACCACCGCTGACGCGGCCGAGTTCGTGAAAGGCGCATCGGATCGCATCGGCGCGACCATCACGGCCCACCACCTGCTATATAACCGCAATCATCTGCTCGCCGGTGGCGTCCGCCCGCACTTCTATTGCCTGCCGATCCTCAAGCGTCAGCGTCACCAACAGGCGCTGTGTGACGCCGTGGTATCGGGCTCGAACAAGTTTTTCCTTGGCACCGACTCGGCACCGCACGCCCAGCATGCCAAGGAGACCAGTTGCGGCTGCGCTGGCTGTTATACCGCTTATGCGGCCATCGAGCTGTACGCCGAGGCGTTCGACTCGCTCGGCGTGCTCGACAAGCTGGAAGCCTTCGCCAGCTTCAATGGCCCCGACTACTACGGTTTGCCCCGCAATACCGACACCATCACCCTCGTCCGCGAGAGCTGGACCGCGCCGGATCAGCTACCCTTTGGAGATCATATGGTCATTCCATTGCGCGCCGGCGAGACTATCAACTGGCGAGTGGAATAG
- a CDS encoding PA3496 family putative envelope integrity protein, with translation MAKAKTEIELDDEDFVEEDDAPEADPSLNTKASLTKRRLIDNYLEERRLQKQLSDYDFDL, from the coding sequence ATGGCCAAAGCGAAAACCGAGATCGAGCTGGACGACGAGGACTTTGTGGAAGAGGACGATGCGCCTGAGGCGGATCCCTCCCTGAATACCAAGGCCAGTCTCACCAAGCGTCGACTCATCGACAATTACCTCGAAGAGCGTCGCTTGCAAAAGCAGCTCTCCGATTACGACTTCGATCTGTGA
- the rnt gene encoding ribonuclease T has protein sequence MSEFDYDSENDQDELDGAPAPSSHKTPIAYRFRGFLPVVVDVECGGFNSATDALLEIAATVIAMDEDGMVYPDQTYFFRVEPFDGANIEPAALEFTGIKLDHPLRMAVKEEHALTEIFKHVRKAVKSAGCKRAVLVGHNAFFDLGFLNAAVERTQIKRNPFHPFSCFDTATLGGLAYGQTVLAKACAAAGIEFDGREAHSARYDTEKTADLFCAIVNRWREMGGWPPV, from the coding sequence GTGAGCGAATTTGACTACGACAGCGAAAACGATCAAGACGAGCTTGACGGTGCACCTGCGCCATCCAGCCACAAGACGCCCATCGCCTATCGCTTCCGTGGCTTCCTGCCGGTGGTGGTCGATGTGGAATGTGGTGGGTTCAATTCGGCGACCGACGCCTTGCTGGAGATTGCCGCAACCGTCATAGCCATGGACGAAGATGGCATGGTCTACCCCGACCAGACCTACTTCTTTCGCGTGGAGCCCTTCGACGGCGCCAACATCGAACCGGCGGCGCTGGAGTTCACCGGCATCAAGCTGGACCATCCGCTGCGCATGGCAGTGAAGGAAGAGCATGCGCTGACCGAAATCTTCAAGCATGTGCGCAAGGCGGTTAAATCGGCCGGCTGCAAGCGCGCCGTGCTGGTCGGTCACAACGCCTTTTTCGACCTCGGTTTTCTGAACGCCGCCGTCGAACGCACCCAGATCAAGCGCAACCCGTTTCACCCGTTCTCCTGTTTCGATACCGCCACCCTCGGCGGTCTGGCCTACGGGCAAACCGTCCTGGCCAAGGCATGCGCCGCGGCGGGTATCGAATTCGACGGTCGCGAGGCCCATTCGGCCCGCTACGACACGGAAAAGACCGCTGATCTGTTCTGCGCCATCGTCAATCGTTGGCGCGAGATGGGTGGCTGGCCTCCAGTCTGA
- the gloA gene encoding lactoylglutathione lyase, with the protein MRILHTMLRVGDLEKSIAFYTEVLGMTLLRRKDYPDGRFTLAFVGYGNEAENSVLELTHNWDTDHYDLGSGYGHIAIEVKDVYLACEQIKAAGGKVVREPGPMKHGTSVLAFVEDPNGYRIELLSGRSGAAANS; encoded by the coding sequence ATGCGCATACTCCATACCATGCTGCGTGTCGGCGATCTGGAAAAATCCATCGCCTTCTACACCGAAGTGCTGGGCATGACGTTGCTGCGGCGCAAGGATTATCCCGACGGTCGCTTCACCCTGGCCTTCGTCGGCTATGGCAACGAAGCCGAGAACAGCGTGCTCGAACTGACGCACAACTGGGACACGGATCATTACGACCTGGGCAGCGGCTACGGCCATATTGCCATCGAGGTCAAGGACGTCTACCTGGCCTGCGAGCAGATCAAGGCCGCTGGCGGCAAGGTCGTCCGCGAGCCCGGCCCGATGAAACACGGCACCAGTGTGCTGGCCTTCGTCGAGGATCCGAACGGGTACCGTATCGAGTTGCTGTCTGGCCGATCAGGCGCGGCCGCTAACAGCTGA
- a CDS encoding YcgN family cysteine cluster protein, translating into MAQRVTDFWKRKTLAEMDQDEWESLCDGCGLCCLQKLEDEDDPQAIYYTRIACKLLDRKSCQCSNYANRRQQVPDCIQLTPKDAEDFGWLPPTCGYRLVAEGEDLPPWHHLVCGDRQAVHHSGISQSGRMLAEDSVAEDDWEEHIIFRVG; encoded by the coding sequence ATGGCGCAACGAGTGACCGATTTTTGGAAACGCAAGACTCTCGCCGAGATGGATCAGGACGAGTGGGAATCGCTGTGTGATGGTTGCGGACTCTGCTGCCTGCAAAAGCTCGAAGACGAGGATGATCCACAGGCGATCTATTACACGCGTATCGCCTGCAAGCTGCTGGATCGCAAGTCCTGCCAGTGCAGCAACTACGCGAACCGCCGCCAGCAAGTGCCTGATTGTATTCAGCTAACACCCAAGGATGCCGAGGATTTCGGCTGGCTGCCGCCCACCTGTGGTTATCGTCTGGTGGCGGAGGGCGAAGATTTGCCGCCGTGGCATCATCTGGTGTGTGGGGACCGCCAGGCCGTGCACCACAGCGGCATATCCCAGTCCGGACGCATGCTGGCCGAAGATTCGGTTGCCGAAGACGATTGGGAAGAGCACATCATCTTCCGGGTGGGTTAA
- a CDS encoding nitrate- and nitrite sensing domain-containing protein, giving the protein MNLGLIAVVSLIFLGMYYQARRRKRAEYVRGRAKAFELVKLLRRLLEHTQRHRGLCFGVMSGESILDGERWASEQQVLAILTEAQEFEASLKWYDSWQQAAHEWDEIQRSQAEKAPAETVLVLHHQMIGHLLDVVRAIAIPHDLVPLGALSATPAGSWLELLEHTELVGKARAIGTGIAAHRQNTSSQRHELARLRQLLSKQPYECLAQLDGDPELRPLVNQAVMETERRLDLLLDLIDKLLAAAAGKSVHSAVYFRTATQAINGLLGLVDLLLDRLELPSQA; this is encoded by the coding sequence ATGAACCTTGGGCTGATTGCCGTTGTCTCGCTCATCTTCCTCGGCATGTACTATCAGGCGCGCCGGCGCAAGCGCGCCGAGTATGTGCGCGGGCGCGCCAAGGCGTTTGAGCTCGTCAAGCTGTTGCGCCGCTTGCTGGAACATACGCAGCGTCACCGCGGCCTCTGCTTCGGCGTGATGTCTGGCGAGTCGATCCTTGATGGGGAACGTTGGGCTTCTGAGCAGCAAGTGCTCGCCATCCTGACCGAAGCCCAGGAATTCGAAGCCAGCCTGAAGTGGTACGACAGCTGGCAACAGGCCGCCCATGAGTGGGATGAGATCCAGCGAAGCCAGGCAGAAAAGGCTCCGGCTGAGACGGTATTGGTGTTGCATCATCAGATGATAGGCCACCTGCTCGACGTCGTCCGGGCTATCGCCATCCCCCACGATCTGGTGCCCCTCGGCGCGTTGTCGGCGACGCCGGCCGGCAGCTGGCTGGAACTGCTCGAGCACACCGAGCTGGTCGGTAAGGCTCGTGCCATCGGCACCGGCATCGCTGCGCACCGCCAGAACACCTCCTCCCAACGGCACGAGCTCGCTCGGCTGCGGCAACTTCTCAGCAAGCAACCCTATGAATGCCTGGCCCAGCTGGATGGAGATCCGGAGTTACGACCATTGGTCAATCAGGCCGTAATGGAGACCGAACGCCGCCTGGATCTGTTGCTGGATCTGATCGACAAGCTACTTGCTGCGGCCGCGGGTAAAAGCGTGCATTCCGCCGTTTACTTTCGCACGGCTACGCAGGCAATCAACGGCTTGCTGGGCTTGGTGGATTTGCTGCTGGACCGTCTCGAGCTGCCTAGCCAGGCGTAA
- a CDS encoding argininosuccinate synthase has translation MSDVKKVVLAYSGGLDTSVILKWLQDTHNCEVVTFTADLGQGEEVEPARAKAKAMGVKEIYIDDLREEFVRDFVFPMFRANTVYEGEYLLGTSIARPLIAKRLIEIANETGADAISHGATGKGNDQVRFELGAYALKPGVKVIAPWREWDLLSREKLMDYAEKHNIPIERHGKKKSPYSMDANLLHISYEGGVLEDTWTEHEEDMWRWTKSPEAAPDTPTYIELSYRNGDIVAIDGKDMSPADVLAYLNKVGGENGIGRLDIVENRFVGMKSRGCYETPGGTIMLKGHRAIESICLDREVAHLKDSLMPKYAELIYNGFWWSPERLMLQQMIDASQANVNGVVRLKLYKGNVIVAGRKSDDSLFDANIATFEDDAGAYDQADAGGFIKLNALRMRIAAGKGRKLL, from the coding sequence ATGTCTGATGTGAAAAAAGTCGTACTGGCTTACTCCGGTGGCCTGGATACGTCGGTAATCCTCAAGTGGCTGCAAGATACCCACAACTGCGAGGTCGTTACCTTCACGGCTGATCTGGGGCAAGGTGAGGAAGTCGAGCCTGCCCGCGCCAAGGCGAAAGCCATGGGCGTCAAGGAAATCTACATCGATGACCTGCGCGAAGAATTCGTCCGCGACTTCGTGTTCCCGATGTTCCGCGCCAACACAGTCTATGAAGGCGAGTACCTGCTGGGCACATCCATCGCCCGTCCGCTGATCGCCAAGCGTCTGATCGAAATCGCCAACGAGACCGGCGCTGACGCCATCTCCCACGGCGCGACCGGCAAGGGTAACGACCAGGTTCGCTTCGAGCTCGGTGCCTACGCACTCAAGCCTGGCGTGAAAGTGATCGCGCCCTGGCGTGAATGGGATCTGCTCTCGCGCGAGAAGCTGATGGATTACGCCGAGAAGCACAACATTCCGATCGAGCGTCACGGCAAGAAGAAGTCCCCGTACTCGATGGACGCCAACCTGCTGCACATCTCCTATGAAGGTGGCGTGCTGGAAGACACCTGGACCGAGCACGAAGAAGACATGTGGCGCTGGACCAAGTCGCCCGAAGCCGCACCGGACACCCCAACCTACATCGAGCTGTCGTACCGCAACGGTGACATCGTCGCCATCGACGGCAAGGACATGAGCCCGGCCGACGTGCTGGCCTACCTGAACAAGGTCGGTGGCGAAAACGGCATCGGCCGGTTGGACATCGTCGAAAACCGCTTCGTCGGCATGAAATCCCGCGGCTGCTACGAAACCCCCGGCGGCACCATCATGCTCAAGGGCCACCGCGCCATCGAGTCGATCTGTCTGGACCGCGAAGTCGCGCACCTGAAAGACAGCCTGATGCCCAAGTACGCCGAGCTGATCTACAACGGCTTCTGGTGGAGCCCGGAGCGCCTGATGCTGCAACAGATGATCGATGCATCGCAAGCCAATGTGAACGGAGTGGTGCGTTTGAAGCTCTATAAGGGCAACGTCATCGTCGCCGGCCGCAAATCGGATGATTCGCTGTTCGATGCGAACATCGCGACCTTCGAAGATGATGCTGGCGCGTACGACCAGGCCGATGCGGGTGGCTTCATCAAGCTGAACGCCCTGCGCATGCGCATTGCAGCGGGCAAGGGTCGCAAGCTGCTCTAA
- a CDS encoding flagellar protein MotY: MTRLLSLVLLALALPAQAMTFQTRMEEVKWSVDGDKFECRLSQAVTGYGEAVFVRRAGERPTFQLKAWSNLMQPGQAQLYNDAPSWRSDRRARVLGQATVKDGPVTLEVPYQQAGQMLAGLADGLLPTIHRAGWANAPDSVRVVVSSIGYKQAWSEFQNCISGLLPMNIDQISRSAVSFASGGTRLDPGAKSLLDTALAYLEADPDIETVQLDAHSDNVGDRLTNRELSRQRALAVQSYLTEHGVAEEKITMRFHGDRYPVASNATAVGRAKNRRVTLRLEKP, from the coding sequence GTGACCCGACTGTTGTCCCTTGTTTTGCTCGCGTTGGCCCTACCGGCGCAGGCCATGACCTTCCAGACGCGCATGGAAGAGGTCAAGTGGTCGGTCGACGGGGACAAGTTCGAGTGTCGTCTGAGCCAGGCCGTGACTGGCTACGGCGAGGCGGTTTTCGTGCGACGTGCGGGCGAGCGGCCGACCTTTCAGCTCAAGGCCTGGAGCAATCTGATGCAGCCCGGCCAGGCCCAGCTCTATAACGATGCGCCGAGCTGGCGCAGTGATCGACGCGCCCGCGTGCTTGGACAGGCGACGGTGAAGGACGGCCCGGTCACGCTGGAAGTGCCCTACCAACAGGCCGGCCAGATGCTCGCGGGCCTGGCTGACGGCTTGCTGCCGACCATTCACCGCGCCGGCTGGGCGAATGCCCCCGATTCCGTTCGGGTGGTGGTGTCCAGCATCGGCTACAAGCAGGCCTGGAGCGAGTTTCAGAACTGCATCAGCGGTCTGTTGCCGATGAACATCGACCAGATATCCCGCAGTGCCGTGAGCTTTGCCAGCGGCGGCACCAGGCTGGATCCCGGCGCGAAATCCTTGCTGGATACTGCTCTGGCTTATCTGGAAGCCGATCCGGATATCGAGACAGTGCAGCTCGATGCGCATTCCGACAACGTGGGTGACCGGCTGACCAACCGCGAGCTGTCCCGCCAGCGGGCACTGGCCGTGCAGAGCTACCTGACCGAACATGGCGTAGCGGAAGAGAAGATCACCATGCGGTTTCATGGCGATCGCTATCCGGTAGCCAGCAACGCCACAGCCGTGGGCCGCGCCAAGAACCGCCGCGTAACCCTGCGACTGGAAAAGCCCTGA